A stretch of Gossypium hirsutum isolate 1008001.06 chromosome A06, Gossypium_hirsutum_v2.1, whole genome shotgun sequence DNA encodes these proteins:
- the LOC107962074 gene encoding putative protein FAR1-RELATED SEQUENCE 10 isoform X3 has product MASVASKNMWLRRQQCPCGDWKCYVTYEGDAEETSIVSQIVKTESLQSQDMVAPYVGMVFKTDDDAFEYYGNFARKNGFSIRKERSRLSPQLGIYKRDFVCYRSGFAPARKKLSGEHHRDRKSVRCGCDAKMYLSKEVIDGVSQWFVVQFSNVHNHELLEDDQVRLLPAYRKINEADQERILLLSKAGFPIHRIVKVLELEKGIQGGQLPFLERDVRNFVQNRKKVVQENDALLNEKRENDTMELLEACKATKEADQDFVYDFTVDQNDKVENIAWSYGVAVNSYALFGDVVYFDTTYRSITYDMLFGAWFGIDNNGQPIFFGCVLLQDETLRSFAWAIQTLIRFMKGRCPQTILSDLDPRLRDAITSELPSTKHVTSIWNILPKVSSWFSLQLGSQYADFKSEFDALYRLESTEDFELRWNQMVSIFGLGSDKHITLLYSLRTSWVLSYVRVHFLARMATTAYSKSVDAFLKGIFGVQSCLRGFFEQVGIAANLQNERHQEIQCQYMDMKTCLPIEEHSRQILTPFAFNALQQELIVSMQYAASEMANGSYLVRHFRKIDGESLVIWIPEDEQIHCS; this is encoded by the exons atgGCATCCGTTGCATCGAAAAACATGTGGCTAAGAAGGCAGCAATGCCCATGCGGTGACTGGAAATGTTATGTAACATATGAAGGAGATGCTGAAGAGACATCCATAGTATCCCAGATTGTAAAAACTGAATCACTTCAGTCCCAAGACATGGTTGCTCCTTATGTTGGAATGGTGTTTAAGACCGACGATGATGCTTTCGAGTATTATGGAAATTTTGCTAGGAAAAATGGGTTTTCCATTAGGAAAGAGAGGTCCAGACTGAGCCCCCAATTGGGGATTTATAAGCGTGATTTTGTTTGCTATCGTTCCGGATTTGCACCGGCAAGGAAAAAGCTTTCTGGGGAACACCATAGAGATAGGAAGTCTGTACGGTGTGGGTGTGATGCTAAGATGTACTTGTCCAAGGAAGTAATAGATGGGGTTTCTCAATGGTTTGTTGTACAGTTTAGCAATGTTCATAATCACGAGCTTTTAGAGGATGACCAGGTCCGTCTCTTGCCTGCATATAGGAAGATTAATGAGGCAGATCAAGAGAGAATTTTACTACTTTCAAAAGCTGGGTTTCCTATACATCGTATAGTGAAGGTTTTGGAGTTGGAAAAAGGCATTCAAGGTGGGCAATTGCCTTTTTTGGAGAGAGATGTTAGGAATTTTGTTCAAAACCGGAAGAAAGTGGTTCAAGAAAATGATGCTTTGCTCAatgagaaaagagaaaatgataCAATGGAACTTCTTGAGGCATGTAAAGCAACAAAAGAGGCTGATCAAGATTTTGTTTATGATTTTACAGTAGATCAGAATGATAAGGTTGAGAACATTGCTTGGTCATATGGTGTCGCTGTTAATTCATATGCCTTGTTTGGTGATGTTGTTTATTTTGACACCACTTACAGATCAATCACATATGATATGCTTTTTGGGGCATGGTTTGGAATTGACAACAATGGTCAACCAATTTTCTTTGGTTGCGTTTTATTGCAGGATGAAACACTGCGCTCCTTTGCATGGGCTATACAG ACGCTTATCCGCTTCATGAAAGGGAGATGTCCACAGACAATTTTAAGTGATCTTGATCCACGACTTAGAGATGCTATAACAAGTGAATTACCGAGTACCAAACATGTTACATCTATATGGAACATACTTCCAAAGGTATCTAGCTGGTTCTCTCTTCAGCTTGGATCTCAATATGCAGACTTTAAATCAGAATTTGATGCATTGTATCGTCTGGAGAGTACAGAGGATTTTGAGCTACGATGGAATCAAATGGTTTCCATATTTGGACTTGGCTCAGATAAACATATCACTTTACTCTACTCTCTTCGTACATCTTGGGTGCTGTCATATGTGAGAGTTCATTTTCTTGCTCGAATGGCAACAACAGCCTATTCAAAGTCTGTAGATGCTTTCTTGAAAGGGATCTTCGGTGTTCAATCATGTTTACGTGGATTTTTTGAGCAG GTTGGTATTGCAGCCAATTTACAAAACGAGCGACATCAAGAGATACAGTGCCAGTATATGGATATGAAAACATGCTTACCCATTGAAGAGCATTCACGGCAAATTCTTACACCCTTTGCATTCAATGCTCTACAACAGGAATTAATAGTAAGCATGCAGTATGCTGCATCTGAAATGGCCAATGGATCATATCTTGTGCGTCATTTCAGAAAGATTGATGGGGAAAGTCTTGTTATATGGATTCCAGAAGATGAACAGATTCACTGTTCAT AA
- the LOC107962074 gene encoding putative protein FAR1-RELATED SEQUENCE 10 isoform X2, whose translation MASVASKNMWLRRQQCPCGDWKCYVTYEGDAEETSIVSQIVKTESLQSQDMVAPYVGMVFKTDDDAFEYYGNFARKNGFSIRKERSRLSPQLGIYKRDFVCYRSGFAPARKKLSGEHHRDRKSVRCGCDAKMYLSKEVIDGVSQWFVVQFSNVHNHELLEDDQVRLLPAYRKINEADQERILLLSKAGFPIHRIVKVLELEKGIQGGQLPFLERDVRNFVQNRKKVVQENDALLNEKRENDTMELLEACKATKEADQDFVYDFTVDQNDKVENIAWSYGVAVNSYALFGDVVYFDTTYRSITYDMLFGAWFGIDNNGQPIFFGCVLLQDETLRSFAWAIQTLIRFMKGRCPQTILSDLDPRLRDAITSELPSTKHVTSIWNILPKVSSWFSLQLGSQYADFKSEFDALYRLESTEDFELRWNQMVSIFGLGSDKHITLLYSLRTSWVLSYVRVHFLARMATTAYSKSVDAFLKGIFGVQSCLRGFFEQVGIAANLQNERHQEIQCQYMDMKTCLPIEEHSRQILTPFAFNALQQELIVSMQYAASEMANGSYLVRHFRKIDGESLVIWIPEDEQIHCSCKEFESSGILCRHALRVFIDKNYFQLPEKYFLSRWRRESSLMFYDDHSVHDKDDEWFQEFQSLTETLFAESSITKERSDYIRRELTKELTRLLNEEIDNAM comes from the exons atgGCATCCGTTGCATCGAAAAACATGTGGCTAAGAAGGCAGCAATGCCCATGCGGTGACTGGAAATGTTATGTAACATATGAAGGAGATGCTGAAGAGACATCCATAGTATCCCAGATTGTAAAAACTGAATCACTTCAGTCCCAAGACATGGTTGCTCCTTATGTTGGAATGGTGTTTAAGACCGACGATGATGCTTTCGAGTATTATGGAAATTTTGCTAGGAAAAATGGGTTTTCCATTAGGAAAGAGAGGTCCAGACTGAGCCCCCAATTGGGGATTTATAAGCGTGATTTTGTTTGCTATCGTTCCGGATTTGCACCGGCAAGGAAAAAGCTTTCTGGGGAACACCATAGAGATAGGAAGTCTGTACGGTGTGGGTGTGATGCTAAGATGTACTTGTCCAAGGAAGTAATAGATGGGGTTTCTCAATGGTTTGTTGTACAGTTTAGCAATGTTCATAATCACGAGCTTTTAGAGGATGACCAGGTCCGTCTCTTGCCTGCATATAGGAAGATTAATGAGGCAGATCAAGAGAGAATTTTACTACTTTCAAAAGCTGGGTTTCCTATACATCGTATAGTGAAGGTTTTGGAGTTGGAAAAAGGCATTCAAGGTGGGCAATTGCCTTTTTTGGAGAGAGATGTTAGGAATTTTGTTCAAAACCGGAAGAAAGTGGTTCAAGAAAATGATGCTTTGCTCAatgagaaaagagaaaatgataCAATGGAACTTCTTGAGGCATGTAAAGCAACAAAAGAGGCTGATCAAGATTTTGTTTATGATTTTACAGTAGATCAGAATGATAAGGTTGAGAACATTGCTTGGTCATATGGTGTCGCTGTTAATTCATATGCCTTGTTTGGTGATGTTGTTTATTTTGACACCACTTACAGATCAATCACATATGATATGCTTTTTGGGGCATGGTTTGGAATTGACAACAATGGTCAACCAATTTTCTTTGGTTGCGTTTTATTGCAGGATGAAACACTGCGCTCCTTTGCATGGGCTATACAG ACGCTTATCCGCTTCATGAAAGGGAGATGTCCACAGACAATTTTAAGTGATCTTGATCCACGACTTAGAGATGCTATAACAAGTGAATTACCGAGTACCAAACATGTTACATCTATATGGAACATACTTCCAAAGGTATCTAGCTGGTTCTCTCTTCAGCTTGGATCTCAATATGCAGACTTTAAATCAGAATTTGATGCATTGTATCGTCTGGAGAGTACAGAGGATTTTGAGCTACGATGGAATCAAATGGTTTCCATATTTGGACTTGGCTCAGATAAACATATCACTTTACTCTACTCTCTTCGTACATCTTGGGTGCTGTCATATGTGAGAGTTCATTTTCTTGCTCGAATGGCAACAACAGCCTATTCAAAGTCTGTAGATGCTTTCTTGAAAGGGATCTTCGGTGTTCAATCATGTTTACGTGGATTTTTTGAGCAG GTTGGTATTGCAGCCAATTTACAAAACGAGCGACATCAAGAGATACAGTGCCAGTATATGGATATGAAAACATGCTTACCCATTGAAGAGCATTCACGGCAAATTCTTACACCCTTTGCATTCAATGCTCTACAACAGGAATTAATAGTAAGCATGCAGTATGCTGCATCTGAAATGGCCAATGGATCATATCTTGTGCGTCATTTCAGAAAGATTGATGGGGAAAGTCTTGTTATATGGATTCCAGAAGATGAACAGATTCACTGTTCATGTAAGGAGTTTGAGTCTTCTGGGATATTGTGCAGACATGCTCTTCGTGTATTTATAGATAAGAACTACTTTCAACTTCCTGAAAAGTACTTTCTAAGTAGATGGCGAAGAGAAAgctctttgatgttttatgatgatCATTCTGTTCATGATAAAGATGATGAATGGTTTCAAGAGTTCCAGTCCTTAACTGAAACTTTATTTGCAGAATCATCAATTACAAAAGAGCGCTCTGATTATATTCGTAGGGAGCTGACAAAGGAACTTACAAGACTTCTCAATGAG GAAATAGACAATGCAATGTAG
- the LOC107962074 gene encoding putative protein FAR1-RELATED SEQUENCE 10 isoform X1: MASVASKNMWLRRQQCPCGDWKCYVTYEGDAEETSIVSQIVKTESLQSQDMVAPYVGMVFKTDDDAFEYYGNFARKNGFSIRKERSRLSPQLGIYKRDFVCYRSGFAPARKKLSGEHHRDRKSVRCGCDAKMYLSKEVIDGVSQWFVVQFSNVHNHELLEDDQVRLLPAYRKINEADQERILLLSKAGFPIHRIVKVLELEKGIQGGQLPFLERDVRNFVQNRKKVVQENDALLNEKRENDTMELLEACKATKEADQDFVYDFTVDQNDKVENIAWSYGVAVNSYALFGDVVYFDTTYRSITYDMLFGAWFGIDNNGQPIFFGCVLLQDETLRSFAWAIQTLIRFMKGRCPQTILSDLDPRLRDAITSELPSTKHVTSIWNILPKVSSWFSLQLGSQYADFKSEFDALYRLESTEDFELRWNQMVSIFGLGSDKHITLLYSLRTSWVLSYVRVHFLARMATTAYSKSVDAFLKGIFGVQSCLRGFFEQVGIAANLQNERHQEIQCQYMDMKTCLPIEEHSRQILTPFAFNALQQELIVSMQYAASEMANGSYLVRHFRKIDGESLVIWIPEDEQIHCSCKEFESSGILCRHALRVFIDKNYFQLPEKYFLSRWRRESSLMFYDDHSVHDKDDEWFQEFQSLTETLFAESSITKERSDYIRRELTKELTRLLNEVRDMPENDGAPMDFTLTPTD; the protein is encoded by the exons atgGCATCCGTTGCATCGAAAAACATGTGGCTAAGAAGGCAGCAATGCCCATGCGGTGACTGGAAATGTTATGTAACATATGAAGGAGATGCTGAAGAGACATCCATAGTATCCCAGATTGTAAAAACTGAATCACTTCAGTCCCAAGACATGGTTGCTCCTTATGTTGGAATGGTGTTTAAGACCGACGATGATGCTTTCGAGTATTATGGAAATTTTGCTAGGAAAAATGGGTTTTCCATTAGGAAAGAGAGGTCCAGACTGAGCCCCCAATTGGGGATTTATAAGCGTGATTTTGTTTGCTATCGTTCCGGATTTGCACCGGCAAGGAAAAAGCTTTCTGGGGAACACCATAGAGATAGGAAGTCTGTACGGTGTGGGTGTGATGCTAAGATGTACTTGTCCAAGGAAGTAATAGATGGGGTTTCTCAATGGTTTGTTGTACAGTTTAGCAATGTTCATAATCACGAGCTTTTAGAGGATGACCAGGTCCGTCTCTTGCCTGCATATAGGAAGATTAATGAGGCAGATCAAGAGAGAATTTTACTACTTTCAAAAGCTGGGTTTCCTATACATCGTATAGTGAAGGTTTTGGAGTTGGAAAAAGGCATTCAAGGTGGGCAATTGCCTTTTTTGGAGAGAGATGTTAGGAATTTTGTTCAAAACCGGAAGAAAGTGGTTCAAGAAAATGATGCTTTGCTCAatgagaaaagagaaaatgataCAATGGAACTTCTTGAGGCATGTAAAGCAACAAAAGAGGCTGATCAAGATTTTGTTTATGATTTTACAGTAGATCAGAATGATAAGGTTGAGAACATTGCTTGGTCATATGGTGTCGCTGTTAATTCATATGCCTTGTTTGGTGATGTTGTTTATTTTGACACCACTTACAGATCAATCACATATGATATGCTTTTTGGGGCATGGTTTGGAATTGACAACAATGGTCAACCAATTTTCTTTGGTTGCGTTTTATTGCAGGATGAAACACTGCGCTCCTTTGCATGGGCTATACAG ACGCTTATCCGCTTCATGAAAGGGAGATGTCCACAGACAATTTTAAGTGATCTTGATCCACGACTTAGAGATGCTATAACAAGTGAATTACCGAGTACCAAACATGTTACATCTATATGGAACATACTTCCAAAGGTATCTAGCTGGTTCTCTCTTCAGCTTGGATCTCAATATGCAGACTTTAAATCAGAATTTGATGCATTGTATCGTCTGGAGAGTACAGAGGATTTTGAGCTACGATGGAATCAAATGGTTTCCATATTTGGACTTGGCTCAGATAAACATATCACTTTACTCTACTCTCTTCGTACATCTTGGGTGCTGTCATATGTGAGAGTTCATTTTCTTGCTCGAATGGCAACAACAGCCTATTCAAAGTCTGTAGATGCTTTCTTGAAAGGGATCTTCGGTGTTCAATCATGTTTACGTGGATTTTTTGAGCAG GTTGGTATTGCAGCCAATTTACAAAACGAGCGACATCAAGAGATACAGTGCCAGTATATGGATATGAAAACATGCTTACCCATTGAAGAGCATTCACGGCAAATTCTTACACCCTTTGCATTCAATGCTCTACAACAGGAATTAATAGTAAGCATGCAGTATGCTGCATCTGAAATGGCCAATGGATCATATCTTGTGCGTCATTTCAGAAAGATTGATGGGGAAAGTCTTGTTATATGGATTCCAGAAGATGAACAGATTCACTGTTCATGTAAGGAGTTTGAGTCTTCTGGGATATTGTGCAGACATGCTCTTCGTGTATTTATAGATAAGAACTACTTTCAACTTCCTGAAAAGTACTTTCTAAGTAGATGGCGAAGAGAAAgctctttgatgttttatgatgatCATTCTGTTCATGATAAAGATGATGAATGGTTTCAAGAGTTCCAGTCCTTAACTGAAACTTTATTTGCAGAATCATCAATTACAAAAGAGCGCTCTGATTATATTCGTAGGGAGCTGACAAAGGAACTTACAAGACTTCTCAATGAGGTTAGAGATATGCCAGAAAACGATGGAGCACCCATGGATTTTACGCTTACACCAACTGATTAG